From candidate division WOR-3 bacterium:
TCAAAAAGAAATAGATATTCTTAATCACATAGATGCCAAAAAAACCGAAAGATACATAAAAGTTATAAAGGAATTCAAACTTACCCCATTTTTACATGCCTACCCAGAAAATTTTAAAAAATATAAATTCAAAAGTGAAAAAGTTTTTCTTTTTGTTAACAAGTTTATTTTCCCACCCTTATTTATGCCTCTTTCTTTTATAATTCTATTCCTCATGTTTTTCCTTAAAGGCAAACAAAGTATTAAAAGGTGTAAAGCATGTAAAAAAGTTATTTTAGGAGAAGTAGAAAATATTCCACCCCTTGGTGAGGTTTGCGAAAAATGTAGAGATGAAATTCTTGCTACAGAATCCTTAAAATTAAGACAGAGAATTGCAATGAGATTAAAAATGAAAAGGTTGCAGAAAATTAAAAATATTCTTTTATTTGTTAATCTTTTATTACCTGGGCTTTCTTTTGTTATAAATAATTCTATGATACTATTTTTGATAAGTTCATCTATCTTTTCCCTTGGTCTTATTATTATATACTTTACTTCCTTTAAACTTTTCGGTATTTTACTTTATATATTTAGTTTTTTAATTTTCCTTTTTTATTATTTAATAGGAGGTAAAATTGATGAAGCAATTTAGTGAGGGAATGAGTGGAAGTTTGAAGATATTTTCTGCACCTGATGTATTACAACTAATTTCCCAGCAAAGAAAAAAAGGTGTTGTTTATTTTTATAAAGGTAAAACAGAAGCAGCAGTTGGTTTTGAAGATGGAAAAGTTGTTGCTGCCTATATTATAAGAGAAGGAGAGTTTGAATCTCTTGAAAATTTTTTAGTAAAATCAGGTCTTGTATCAGAACAGGATTATAAAACAGCAAAGGAAATCCGGGAAGATACAGGAGAGCCAATTGAGGAAATTCTTGTAAAGGAGGGTGTAATAACTTCTGAGAATTTGATTGAGATAATTTCCTTTAAGATTCAGGAAGTTATAGATGAAATTATAACCTGGAGAGAAGGAATATATAAATTTGAGCCTGATAAGGAGATTTATAAGTTCTCAAAGATTAAGATAAGTCTTCCTCTTGATTCCCTTTTAATGGAAGCAGCATGGCATCAGGATGAGTGGCCAAGAATAAAGGAGAAAATCAAAAGTTCTGATATGGTTTTTAAAATTTCATCAAAAAAACCACAGATTGAACTTGAACTGGAAAAGGATGAGAAAAAAGTTTTGAAGCTGGTAAATGGAAGAAGAACAGTTCAGGAAATTGTAAATTTAAGTGGTCTTGGAAAATTTAAGACCTATTTTGCTTTATACAGGTTATATGAAATGGGAAGAATAGAAACTGTAGAAAAACTTACTGAAAAAGAAGAATTGGTAGAGGAAGTTGTTAAGGATAGAGTTAAAAGAGAAAGAGAAAAAACTTTGATTTTACCTAACCTTACACTTCGTTTAATTTTTATTTTTCTTTTTGTTTCTCTTTTTTTTATTTTGAAAGTTTATAAAAGAGGAATTTTTCCTTATATTGAAAAAATTGTTCCTGAACAAAAGGTCTTTAGTGTTGATGAAAATTTATTCAAAATCTCACCATGAATTCAATTAGGGAACTTTCAAAACTTATAACAAAAATTGAGAATTTTGATGAGCTTGATTCAGATGTTTTAAAGAGAATTTTTGAGAAGGAGGGTAAAGCACACAGGATAGGTTTTACA
This genomic window contains:
- a CDS encoding DUF4388 domain-containing protein, whose amino-acid sequence is MKQFSEGMSGSLKIFSAPDVLQLISQQRKKGVVYFYKGKTEAAVGFEDGKVVAAYIIREGEFESLENFLVKSGLVSEQDYKTAKEIREDTGEPIEEILVKEGVITSENLIEIISFKIQEVIDEIITWREGIYKFEPDKEIYKFSKIKISLPLDSLLMEAAWHQDEWPRIKEKIKSSDMVFKISSKKPQIELELEKDEKKVLKLVNGRRTVQEIVNLSGLGKFKTYFALYRLYEMGRIETVEKLTEKEELVEEVVKDRVKREREKTLILPNLTLRLIFIFLFVSLFFILKVYKRGIFPYIEKIVPEQKVFSVDENLFKISP